Part of the Candidatus Omnitrophota bacterium genome, CTTAAGCGCGCAGGGCGTAATTTTAAAGCGAATTGCCCTTTCCATCACGAGAAAACACCATCTTTTATGGTTTCTCCCGATAAGCAGATTTATCATTGTTTTGGGTGCGGGGAGTCCGGTAATGCGTTTAAATTTTTAATGAAATATGACCGGCTTGATTTCCCGGAAGCAGTAAGAGCGTTGGCAAAAAAAGCAGGCGTAGTCTTACCTGAAATTGATGCAGAAGACAAGAGGTCGGGCAGCCTTAATACCCAACTTTATAATTTGAACGGACTTGCTGTAGAGTATTATTCAAGCCTGCTTAATGCAAAAGAGGCGAAGAATGCACGCCAGTATTTTGTTAATAGGGGTATCAGCAAAGATAGCGCGTTTATGTTCAAGCTGGGTTATGCATCTGACAGCTGGGATGGCTTGAGCCTTTATCTAAGGAGTAAAGGATTTAATCTTTCTGTTATTGAGAAGGCGGGTTTGGTTATACCGCGTGAAAATGGCGGTTATTACGATAGATTCAGAAACCGGGTTATTTTCCCTATACTTGACAACAGGGAGAGAGTGGTGGCTTTTGGAGCGAGGGTGCTTGATAATTCTTTGCCCAAATATATAAATTCACCTGAAACCCCTATATATACAAAGGGGAAGAATCTTTACGGCCTGCACTTATCAAAAGACTCTATCCGGGAAAATGATTATGCAGTTATCGTTGAAGGGTATCTTGATTTTATTATGCCCTATCAGCACGGTTTTAATAATATTGTAGCTTCTTTAGGTACCGCATTGACAAGTGAACAGGTAAACCTGTTAAAAAGGTATACACATAATGCGGTCATGGTTTTTGACCCTGATACCGCAGGCGAGATAGCTACTATGCGCAGTCTTGATGTTTTTATAGAATCCGGGATGAGCGTAAAGATAGCTTCTTTGCCA contains:
- a CDS encoding DNA primase; translation: MASRYPENILDEILTRINIVEVIQDHIPLKRAGRNFKANCPFHHEKTPSFMVSPDKQIYHCFGCGESGNAFKFLMKYDRLDFPEAVRALAKKAGVVLPEIDAEDKRSGSLNTQLYNLNGLAVEYYSSLLNAKEAKNARQYFVNRGISKDSAFMFKLGYASDSWDGLSLYLRSKGFNLSVIEKAGLVIPRENGGYYDRFRNRVIFPILDNRERVVAFGARVLDNSLPKYINSPETPIYTKGKNLYGLHLSKDSIRENDYAVIVEGYLDFIMPYQHGFNNIVASLGTALTSEQVNLLKRYTHNAVMVFDPDTAGEIATMRSLDVFIESGMSVKIASLPKGYDPDNYVRKEGIEEFRAKIRSAESLFDYKLRMLRSRYGIKDLESKVKIATEMLFSINKVDNAVLRTEYVRQLADRLDFKEEALLSEMRKIKSEKGNSNSSLAVTKVASAGISPTEKLLLKLMLEEEELSRFIRENIEPEHFSSQSAARIISLMFELIDQGRSANVNTLANYLKDDSILEALCESVFLPDISDEEKEKVAQDCITKIKKERTMMKQQELHNKIKLAQSSGDHDKIKLLMQEFHQLIKTK